ACCATTGCCCCGCGAATTTTTGCCTTTTGCCATACCTTCGGACTAACCGTATGGATCGCAGTAATAGAAGGCAGCGGCTGGACACTTATTCTGCCTGGGATTTTGCTGCTGCTATGGCCCGGCGTTGCCTATGCGCTTGCTGCAAACGCCCAGAACTCAAAGCGTGCCGAATTCAGAAATCTACTCTATGACAGCCTGCTATTTGGTTTTTGGTGCAGCGTGCTGGATTTTTACGTTTTAGCCACGATCACCATTGGGCTTGCCTGTTTGATGAACAATTTAGTGGTCGGCGGAGTACGCAAGATGCTAGTTGCAGCCGTACTTTTCACTACCGCAGCCTTGATAGGAAGCGCCCTAACAGGCTTCAATTTTCGACCCTATGTAAGCAACAATTTAGACATTTACCAATGGGCGGGAGCGGTCGTCTATTTTCTAACCATCGGCCGCGTAACGTACAGTCAGAATCGTCAGATTGGACGCAGCATTGGCGAGATAAAGTTTCAGAACCGAGTCTTTCACGCCCTGCTGGATCTAGGAACGGTGGCAAATCGTGCGACCAATATACACACCCTGCTGGATAACTCCTTAAAACACCTTCAGTCCCATTTTCCCGACTACGGCTTTGCTGTTTTTGTGCAAGAACGGCAACGTTCTGAAGTGACACGCTACGCAGCTGTTGTGGGGCTAAGCCTAGAGGATGAACAGCGCCTAAAGCGTCTATTAACCAACGTTAACGGGCAAGGAGTACAGCCGGGCGCACTGCCAAAAATAGACGAAGGCGAGAGCCTATATGTCATGTCTATGGAGGGTCGCCTAAGCTTGTACGAAGGTTGGCTGATCATGAGAGCACCTAACCGAGACGACAGCTTAGAGCAAATACTCTCCCTCTTTGCCGACCAACTGGCGGCCGCTACCGAAAATAAATTGCTACATTTGGAATTGAAAAAAACGGCTGAGCGTGACGGACTCACCGGCCTTTATAACCGAGGCTTCTTGGAAGCCGCACTGCAAATGAGTATTCAGGGCAAGGCGCAAACACCGAGCCTGGATTTTGCTGTGTTGATGATGGATGTCGACAGGCTCAAGGAAGTGAACGACCATTATGGTCACGTCGCAGGCGATCAACTGATTTCTAGCGTTGCCAAGTACCTGCAACTTCACTGCAGGGACAGCGACATACTTGCACGCTGCGGTGGCGATGAATTCGTCATTCTGTTTCCCTCTGCCGATCTGACGGCAGCTAAGCGTGTCGCCAACGTGATCAGAGAAAATTTGCCTGAGCAACGTTGCATTATCGATACCGCTAACGGTGAACGTGAAGAACTGGCGCTTCATTTGAGTTTGGGATGCGCCAGCTCCAGCGAAGTGCCTGCCCTACAGGTTTTTGCGCTGGCGGACGAGCGCATGTACGAAGACAAGAACCAGCACCGCAAGCAAAGAGTAGATGACCTGGGTACCGCGGGCTGGACACCCTTATAAAAACTTTCTCACAAGCCACTGACAAACGCCTGCCCCCACTGATCGCCATGTACCAGTTCACTTAATGGCAGGCGGGAGCGCCAGCCTTTGGCTTCAAGTTCTGGCTGGTCTAAAAAATCACTCACGTAGCCAAGACAGAGATACGCCAGCGGATAAACGTGCTCAGGCAGATTCAACGCCGTGCTTAGCTGCTCTTGGTCAAGAATACTTACCCAACCAACGCCAATACCTTCTACCCGCGCAGCCAACCAGAGATTTTGCACAGCGAGACAAGTACTGAAAAGATCGGTATCCACAATGCTGTTACGCCCCAGCACATGGGGGCCGCCCCTGCTGCGGTCGCAGGTAATACAGAGATTAAGTGGGCTCTCCATAATACCTTGCAGCTTAAGGCTCCGGTAATGCTCTTTACGTTCGCCTTCAAAGCGCTCGGCGGCCTTCTGGTTCTCTTGCTCGAACATCGCCAACACCGTCTCCCTGACGCTACGACTTTCAATCACGATGAAATCCCAGGGCTGCATAAATCCCACAGAAGGCGCGTGATGTGCTGCTTCCAAAAGGCGGGCCAACACATCCGAGGGGATTCGGTCGGGCAAAAACTGCGAACGCACATCGCGCCGCTCGTGTATGGCGCGGTAAAGGCCACGCCGCTCAGCATCGGAAAAACGGTGGTTAGAGGTGGTCATGGCGCTGACTGGGCCTTTTGCTGATCTGTTTTATAGACAGTAAGAGTCTACACGAGCTCAGCCTAGCCGCCATCTCAACGGGTTGGTTTGGCGTAAAACGCCGTCATCGTCCCAGTCATCCCATCCGGTCAAGGGGATGGGTAGTTCACTATCCAAGTTCTTCAGACGAGAGACCCAGGCCGCTTTGCAGGTCTCTAGGTGACCAATGATGTCGGCCTCTTCTTGATAGCGAATACCACCGCCCTGAATGCCGTAGCTCACCTGAGGCGCCAGCACGTTAAAGCCAACGTAGTACAAAGATGCGTGCATGGGCCACAGCCAGTGCACCATATTGCCAGCGCGGCCAAAGGGCTGAAACGCCTTCTCTGGCGAGCCTGTGGTGACTGACAGCATTGTCTGCTTTCCGCGATAGTAGCCATGATCGTAACGCATGCGGCTTGTATAGCGCCCGCCATACACCAGCACCCGATCAAACCAGCCTTTCAAAATGGCAGGCTGGGCGTGCCACCACAAAGGGAACTGGAAGATCACTAGGTCAGCCCACTCCAACCGCGCCAACTCCCGCTGGACACCCTGCGGTAATGTGTTTTTCTCGTAGTGAGCCCGCTGCTCATTAAGGGGATAGAAGTAGTCCGACACCACGGCGCGATACGGATAGTGCTCAGCGCGCTCCACCGGATCAAACTGCTCAGCATAGAGATCATCCACGTCGACGGTATGTCCTTCGTCCACCAGTTGTTTTACCGCTACATCCACTAGGCCGCCATTAAACGATTTGCGTTCAGGATGAGCCAAGACGATCAACACATTCATTCTGCGCTTCCCCTATTGATTGGTTCAACGACAGACTAGCCTGTTCAAATACGCTCAAACATTCGCGAAAAATGACAACTCAGTTTGCATGAATGAACAACAAGTAAGGTGGGACGATCTAGCAATTGCAGAAGAGGGGTCGCTATCCGGCGCCAGCCGAGCGCGGCGTATTAGCCATACCAACGTCTCCAGGTGTTTAAGCGAGATGGAACAAAGTCTAGGCGTGACTCTTCTCAATAGTGGCTAAGTTGCCGCTGCGACACACATCACTCTTGTTCCAATCCCGCTAAGAACTGTTTAAGCAGCTCATCGAGTTGCGCTCGTTGATCTTCAGTCAGGGCGCTCACCAGCTGTGCCTGGGTTTCCACATGGGCAGCAACGGCTTCATCGATTAACTCGAATCCACGTTGAGAAAGAGAGATGAGAAAACCACGACCATCGTCGGGGTTTTTGACCCGCTCGATCAACCCCGCCTTTTCCAATTGATTGATGCGGTGGGTCATGGTGCCCGAAGTCACCATGGTGGATGCCATCAAATCCCCCGGCGATAGAGCGTAAGGCTCCCCCTCACGACGAAGAGTTGCCAGAACGTCAAAGCTCGCGTCAGTTAGACCGTATTTCGCCCAGGTCTTCTCCATTGCGCGCATTAAAGCGTGGTTCAGCCGTTTGACCCGCCCGATGGTACCCATCGGCGCAACATCAAGGTCGGGCCTCTCCTGCCGCCACTGTTTGAGAATGTTGTCTACATGATCCATAAGCATATTTTGCGCCTAATTATCTTGACGTCAAGATTAATCACACATAACTTGATATCAAGATACTTTCGAAACGGTACCTATGAGAACATCGCCAATGACATCGTTAAGCACTACCCGCACCCACTCACGCACAAGAGTTTGGCTTGCCCCTCTGGTGTATCTGTTATCCGGTGGAGCCTTGCTGGGGCTATCGACTAATTTGGCAAAACTAGCCGGTGATATTCAGCTATCAGCGCTCGCTTTTCTGTTTTGGTCAATTTCAGGAGCGGCGCTTATTCTCTTGGTTCTCGCGGCCTTCCGCGGCAATCTACCGCCGGTAAACTTTCGCACCGTTGAGTATTACGCTATTTCAGGTCTACTGGGCGTAGCGGGTGCCAACCTGCTTTTTTTCTCAGCCATCCCCCATGTGGGTGCTGGGTTCGTGGCATTAATCATCACCCTGCCGCCGCTACTCACCTACGTCGGCGCATTAGCGTTAAAAATGGAACGGTTTCAGGTGTTACGTGCAGCGGGGGTAATATCAGCCCTGGCGGGGGCCGTCACCCTGGCTTTCCATAAGCTTTCCGCGCCAGATGCCAATTATCTCTGGATTTTCCTTGCCTTAATCGGCCCCGTACTGCTGGCCATCGGCAATCTTTACAGAACCTTGCGCTGGCCAGAAGGCGTCTCCAGCGATGCGCTGGCGCCGGGGATGCTTATCGCCGCGGCCATCATTCTACTCAGTGTGGGGTTTCTGCCGGGCTTCTCACTGAACGTTCCGACAGAACGCTCCCTACCGTTCTTGCTAATTACACTCCAGGCAATGGTCTTCGCAGGCCAGTTCTTACTGCTCTTCCTGCTACAGAAAAGTGGCGGCCCAGTGTTTCTAAGCCTGCTGGGTTCCGTTGGCGCCGTGGTAGGCGTTCCGGTCGCCATAGTGTTGCAGGGAGAAGCCGCCCCCGAGGGCTTACTGCTAGGCACCCTGTTAATTGGTGCCGGTATTGCACTGCTTAATATTGGCAAAGCCACACAACTTAACTAATTAACCCAAGAGAGAGATATTATGAAGATTGCAATATTGGGTGCCGCTGGCGACGTTGGCACGCGCATTATGAGAGAAGCATTAGCCCGTGGTCATCAGGTAACCGCTGTGGTGAGAACTGATAATCAAATTAGCAAAC
This Vreelandella neptunia DNA region includes the following protein-coding sequences:
- a CDS encoding DMT family transporter, with product MTSLSTTRTHSRTRVWLAPLVYLLSGGALLGLSTNLAKLAGDIQLSALAFLFWSISGAALILLVLAAFRGNLPPVNFRTVEYYAISGLLGVAGANLLFFSAIPHVGAGFVALIITLPPLLTYVGALALKMERFQVLRAAGVISALAGAVTLAFHKLSAPDANYLWIFLALIGPVLLAIGNLYRTLRWPEGVSSDALAPGMLIAAAIILLSVGFLPGFSLNVPTERSLPFLLITLQAMVFAGQFLLLFLLQKSGGPVFLSLLGSVGAVVGVPVAIVLQGEAAPEGLLLGTLLIGAGIALLNIGKATQLN
- a CDS encoding LysR family transcriptional regulator; the protein is MNEQQVRWDDLAIAEEGSLSGASRARRISHTNVSRCLSEMEQSLGVTLLNSG
- the bluB gene encoding 5,6-dimethylbenzimidazole synthase, which encodes MTTSNHRFSDAERRGLYRAIHERRDVRSQFLPDRIPSDVLARLLEAAHHAPSVGFMQPWDFIVIESRSVRETVLAMFEQENQKAAERFEGERKEHYRSLKLQGIMESPLNLCITCDRSRGGPHVLGRNSIVDTDLFSTCLAVQNLWLAARVEGIGVGWVSILDQEQLSTALNLPEHVYPLAYLCLGYVSDFLDQPELEAKGWRSRLPLSELVHGDQWGQAFVSGL
- a CDS encoding MarR family winged helix-turn-helix transcriptional regulator; the protein is MDHVDNILKQWRQERPDLDVAPMGTIGRVKRLNHALMRAMEKTWAKYGLTDASFDVLATLRREGEPYALSPGDLMASTMVTSGTMTHRINQLEKAGLIERVKNPDDGRGFLISLSQRGFELIDEAVAAHVETQAQLVSALTEDQRAQLDELLKQFLAGLEQE
- a CDS encoding sensor domain-containing diguanylate cyclase, with translation MQHSLRRTHRLAMATIAPRIFAFCHTFGLTVWIAVIEGSGWTLILPGILLLLWPGVAYALAANAQNSKRAEFRNLLYDSLLFGFWCSVLDFYVLATITIGLACLMNNLVVGGVRKMLVAAVLFTTAALIGSALTGFNFRPYVSNNLDIYQWAGAVVYFLTIGRVTYSQNRQIGRSIGEIKFQNRVFHALLDLGTVANRATNIHTLLDNSLKHLQSHFPDYGFAVFVQERQRSEVTRYAAVVGLSLEDEQRLKRLLTNVNGQGVQPGALPKIDEGESLYVMSMEGRLSLYEGWLIMRAPNRDDSLEQILSLFADQLAAATENKLLHLELKKTAERDGLTGLYNRGFLEAALQMSIQGKAQTPSLDFAVLMMDVDRLKEVNDHYGHVAGDQLISSVAKYLQLHCRDSDILARCGGDEFVILFPSADLTAAKRVANVIRENLPEQRCIIDTANGEREELALHLSLGCASSSEVPALQVFALADERMYEDKNQHRKQRVDDLGTAGWTPL
- a CDS encoding NAD(P)H-dependent oxidoreductase — its product is MNVLIVLAHPERKSFNGGLVDVAVKQLVDEGHTVDVDDLYAEQFDPVERAEHYPYRAVVSDYFYPLNEQRAHYEKNTLPQGVQRELARLEWADLVIFQFPLWWHAQPAILKGWFDRVLVYGGRYTSRMRYDHGYYRGKQTMLSVTTGSPEKAFQPFGRAGNMVHWLWPMHASLYYVGFNVLAPQVSYGIQGGGIRYQEEADIIGHLETCKAAWVSRLKNLDSELPIPLTGWDDWDDDGVLRQTNPLRWRLG